TCGCGGCAGATGATTTTCGTGAGCGTGTCTTGCACCCTGAGGATTTCCAGCGACTACTGGAAGAACGGCAGCAGGCGCTGTCACTCGGTGTCCCGTTTGAGAAGGAGCAGAGAATCCGCAGAAAAGACGGGCAGTATCGTTGGTTTCTTACGCGTCTCAATCCGCTATTCGATGAACGAGGAAACATCATTCGATGGTATGGAACAGGCATCGATATCCATGATCGCAAGCAAACGGAAGACAAAATCCGGCAAGACGAAAGAGAGCTCAGGGAAATTGTTGAAGCCATTCCTCAGCTCATCAGCGTGCTAACACCGGATGGTCGTCTTCTTTATGCGAATCAAAAGGTGCTCGACTATACAGGCTGTACCCAGGAAGACGCTATAGCACCAGGCTTCCGCGAACGGGTGATTCATCCAGAAGATGTGGACAGGCTCACGGATGAGCGTCAGCAATCGCTTTCACGCGGAGTGCCGTTTGAAATTGAGCAACGAGTACTCCGAAAAGACGGCAAGTATCGGTGGTTTCTCGCGCGGTTCAACCCTGTACGGGATGAACAGGGACACGTCATTCGATGGTACCTCACGGCAATTGATATTAACGATCGGAAAGAAGTGGAAGAAAAGGTACGGAAAGAAAATATCGCGCTCCGCGAAGAGATCGATAAAACATCCATGTTTGAAGAAATCGTCGGCGTTTCGCAATCCTTGCAGACAGTACTCTCTCGTGTTTCCAAGGTGGCGCCGACCAATTCCACGGTGCTCATACATGGTGAGACCGGAACCGGCAAGGAACTCATTGCGCGCGCCATCCACAAACGTTCAGAACGTTTCTCACGCGCCTTTGTCAGCGTCAATTGCGCCGCGATCCCTTCCTCGTTGATCGCGTCGGAATTATTTGGTCATGAAAAAGGGGCATTTACCGGAGCTGTGCAGCGGCGGCTTGGGCGTTTCGAATTGGCTGAAGGAGGAACGATCTTTCTGGATGAAATCGGGGAACTTCCGCAAGAAACGCAGATTGCACTCTTGCGAGTGTTGCAAGAACGCGAATTCGAACGCGTCGGCGGGACTCAAAGGATTCGAGCCGATGTTCGAGTCATTACCGCCACGAATAGGGACCTGCAAGCCGCAATAGCAGCAGGCACGTTTCGAAGCGATCTGTTTTATCGACTCAATGTGGTTCCTTTTGAAATGCCGCCGCTACGCGAACGAAGCGAAGACATCCCGCTGCTGATGGAGTATTTCATCGATCGTTATGCCAGTAAAGCGGGTAAGAAAATACGCAGCGTGAACAAAAGAACGCTGGATTTGTTTCAGTCGTACTCCTGGCCGGGTAACGTTCGAGAGCTCCAGAATGTGATTGAACGATCGCTGATCTTCTGTGACACGGATACCTTTTCGGTTGATGAGAGTTGGCTTTCCCCCCAGTCAATCTCAATTCCGGAAACCAGCCAACAACTCTCCGAAACGCTCGCGACGCGTGAGAAACAAATGATCGAAGCTGCAATGGCGGACGCCGAAGGTCGCGTGTCCGGGCCTAGTGGTGCCGCAGCCAAATTAGGTATTCCGGCATCGACTCTGTATAGAAAAATCAAATTGCTGAAGATCAACAAACATCGTTTCAAGAATACCTAGAAAGCTTAGGCTCTCCCGCTTAGTATTTCACCACTTTATCTCCACACTTGAGAAATTTTCTCAGAGATGGCAAAGCTGTAATTTAAGTTTCCCAGTGTTTTGAAGCATTTAACGCTGGCATGCCGATTGCGCTAGAACAAACTGGTTTCAAAAAGAAATCAGCAAAAAAAAGGAGAGACTAAAAATGAAAAGGAAAAATCGTTTTGCGTACGTACACGCAGCGTTCAGAATCGCTGCACTAGCGTTGTTGGCAATGTCAATGTTCATCAGCAGCGCCAGCGCCGCAGAAGTAAAATCACAAATGGTGATCCCACTAGTCGGCACAGGTGATGGTGCCGGCGCCACCGGGCAGCTTCAGATTAAAGGAAAACAGTTGACAATCACGGTGAACAACGCACCTCCAAACCTGAGGTTCAACGTGTTCTTATCCGTGACTGCGACAGCAAACCGTGTCCCGGCAACCTGGATCGGAGACTTCAGAACGGATTTGTTCGGCAATGCGAAGTTCAAGCTCAAGGGCATGGACGTGACCAAAGCCTTCGGTTTGTTCACGATT
Above is a genomic segment from bacterium containing:
- a CDS encoding sigma 54-interacting transcriptional regulator — encoded protein: MQTRMEQGGHSGKEIPVRLTQTLRTLLKFSRTLAEAADEYHLLQSVCNIFVENFGFRIAWVGYAEADPQKTIRRVAQAGDNDGILLDLDLTWAEADSKQPASMAIRTGQTCSMPDIHMLSLPLKSASKAFGALTLYTDDPRQFERDNVKLLEEWSDIFAHAVITSRHAVLRAQALRRSEAYLSEAQRLSLTGSFGWNVSSGELFWSDETYRIVGLDRMIRPTFEQVLQRIHPEDVVFVKQTLERAVRQNTDLDFEHRFLMQDGSIKHVHVVAHASKQETGSVEYVGAVTDVTATKLAEEKTRKNERELRQIIEAISPMIVVLAPEGHFLYANEQVLEYTGCTLEQVAADDFRERVLHPEDFQRLLEERQQALSLGVPFEKEQRIRRKDGQYRWFLTRLNPLFDERGNIIRWYGTGIDIHDRKQTEDKIRQDERELREIVEAIPQLISVLTPDGRLLYANQKVLDYTGCTQEDAIAPGFRERVIHPEDVDRLTDERQQSLSRGVPFEIEQRVLRKDGKYRWFLARFNPVRDEQGHVIRWYLTAIDINDRKEVEEKVRKENIALREEIDKTSMFEEIVGVSQSLQTVLSRVSKVAPTNSTVLIHGETGTGKELIARAIHKRSERFSRAFVSVNCAAIPSSLIASELFGHEKGAFTGAVQRRLGRFELAEGGTIFLDEIGELPQETQIALLRVLQEREFERVGGTQRIRADVRVITATNRDLQAAIAAGTFRSDLFYRLNVVPFEMPPLRERSEDIPLLMEYFIDRYASKAGKKIRSVNKRTLDLFQSYSWPGNVRELQNVIERSLIFCDTDTFSVDESWLSPQSISIPETSQQLSETLATREKQMIEAAMADAEGRVSGPSGAAAKLGIPASTLYRKIKLLKINKHRFKNT